The DNA sequence TATTATagtagaactatcgattcccttttgtggatgcctatatcctcgagtAGAATTTCTAGTATACTCCGTATACCTAATAATATAGTCTTTAACAACAACGGAATCCAATTATCTCAGAATCCATATAATTCTCATATTCTACACGCCtaataatattactttAAGACAATTGAATTCATACAATTGTCAGCAAATTCAATTTCACCTTATGTTAGCATATAGATTCCAAGTTAGTGTTTAACTAGTATATTTCCCACTTCCCTTCACCTGCCGCTCAAATGGCTCGTTTCTTGTTTATTATCTTTAAACAAATGCGACGCTAATACAAAGGTGCGCGTCATAAAAGTTACTATTCCGTCAGATTGTTTCAGATTATCACCATAGTTACGTACGTGAGGAATGACAGCCCAacattcttttcaaatctaGTAACTCAATAGGATTTGATGGAGGTTGTTAAATTCTATTTATAATATAGGTGGTAATTTTATGTATATTGGTTAATGGAGCGTTCTCCTTCATAACATAACAGTCcaacaatttttcttgcctATATACGTTTTATTACGCAGACGTTTATTTCAGTATTATTTTCGTGCATCAGCTTTTATTGAATTCAACGATTGCTTGAATCTAGTTCTGCTGGTCACCTAACTTTGGACCATTTTTAACACTGCCTGttataaaatatatatcaCGTAAATAATAGGTTTTGTTTGTTATATTAATGGAAGGTGGCTGATTGTGGTTCTAGCAGGTATCGATGAAAGATGAATTCTCCACTACTTCGAAAAAAGTGTAGCAAGTTGAGTTCAGAAAGTAATCTATAAATTACGTCAGCCACTTTGTATAcgtgaaaattttaatgtTTACGTCCCCTTACATTCCATTCTCCGTGTGCGTAATACTGGCAAAAACGTTTAATTTTGCCCGAATTACTTTACAACTGTTTTTGGACGTAAGAAGTACAGTGTAgttcttcctttcttctttacGATTATTGTCGTTTTACTCGCTCATTGTGAAGTGTACTATATATTCTTAATTCATGAATGATGATAAACAAAACAAGGGTAAGTGGATGTGTACATATGCTCAGAATGATAAACTTTCGGgacaaataaaaatgttcAGCTCTTAATCATAGTTatcaaaatatcattaaaattgaaactaACGCTGAATACTACAATTTTTACGTCGCTTTTTTATCGATACTTAGTGAGATTGTTTTCGTGAGTTTTTTAACTAGCTACCAAATGCACCATTACTACACCACCAAATGGTGTTGTGAATAAAACAAGTTTTGCCTGTACtcagttatttttttttttcatcaagcTTCCCGCTTTGTTAAGAACGCATTTTTCTAGCTGTATGAATAAGCTACACTCGAGATTCCTCCGATTAATTTATTGCGCTACTGGCTCCTCTTTCGTCGTATTGCAAGGCACTTCTTCAACGAGGCTATGCACACGCAGTGCCATTCTTGAAGCAGGCACACACAGACGCGCTTCcattagtttttttttgctgaaTGCATCATGTGGGCCGTTTCGATGACCATTTTCCAGCAGGGGCTCTTACAAAAACGGACAGGTCTTTTGTTTACAATTACCCAAAGCGGAAAACTGTAAACAACCAAATAACGGACACAAAATGTAGAAGCACCATAAAACTCACGTCAACGGTAACTTTAAATTCGTTGTATTAATTAATCATTTTCAGCTTGCATTTTTACCGCATCACTTGTGAATATTCTGCAAGTTAGGTGTGGAACATACATAACATACTACTTCAATTTGCGTTCCGCATACGGTCTACccaatttgttttgtttgtGATTTCCTCATTCGTCTTCCTTTGCAGAAACGGGTTTGTCCCTTCTTGTTGTGAATACGGCGTGTAGTTATATATTAAGTAATAGAATTTATTGCACTTTTATTTAGGAGAGAGGTATCTGAGTGATCAGTTCTAGGCAATTTTAGTTTGTATTGAGTTTTTTGCATTCGGCCAAACTTGAGCAGGTTGGAACTTAAGTGTCTTCAGTTTTTCCAGCGACAGTTCTAATTGTGGCTCTTGGTATAGTTTCTTAAAAAATCTATCAAAGTTGCTAGTTTGTGCAGCTGAATAGATCACAAAAGCacgacaaaaaaaaagatctaCCAAACAAGAATAGAGCCAAAATATTTTCGTCCGTTATATCAACCATCAAAGGAAGCCTTAATCTTCTCATTATGTCAAGATCACTTTTGGTAGAGAATAGTAGAACGATTAATAGTAATGAAGAGAATGGTATAAACGAAAGTCAatatattttacaaaagAGAAACGTTCCAAGAACAATTCTCGGTAATGTCACGAACAATGCAAATATCCTGCAGGAGATCTCtatgaacaaaaaaatcgGAATGAAGGGCTTCTCGAAATTGAGCTCTTTCTTCCCCTTGAAGGACGAGGTTTCGAGAGCCGACGATTTTACCTCCTCTTTTAATGATAGTAGACAGGGAGGGAAACAAGAGGTGTTAAACAATAAGGAAAATATCCCTGAATATGGATATTCAAAGCAGAAAAAGCAGCAGCAGTGTTCAAACGATGACTCTCTTCATACGAATTCAACTACCTTGAACCGTAATCGGTTGGTATATTCCGAGAACAAATCGTTTTCTACCCAAATCGAAtggcagaaaaaaagtgtgAGAGAagattccaaaaaaaaaagaccaATATCAACTCTTGTAGAGCAAGATgaccaaaaaaagtttaaatTACATGAGTTTActacagaagaagagattCTGGAGGAATATGAATGGGATGATTTagacgaagaagattttgatgatCCGTTAATGGTGAGCGAAGACGTTAATGATATCTTTGATTACCTACACCACTTAGAAATAATCACATTACCAAATAAGGCAAATCTCTATAAGCATAAGAACATTAAACAGAACAGAGACATCTTGGTGAATTGGATAATCAAGATTCATAATAAGTTTGGGCTCCTGCCGGAAACTTTATATTTGGCCATAAACATAATGGATAGATTTCTTTGTGAAGAGGTGGTACAATTAAATAGATTACAACTGGTTGGTACATCATGCTTGTTCATCGCCTCTAAATATGAGGAAATTTACTCTCCAAGCATAAAACATTTCGCGTACGAGACAGACGGTGCATGCTCTGTGGAAGAAATTAAGGAAGGTGAAAGATTTATATTGGAAAAACTAGACTTTCAAATTAGTTTCGCTAATCCAATGAATTTCTTAAGGAGAATATCAAAGGCGGATGACTATGATATTCAGTCTAGGACGTTAGCAAAGTTCTTAATGGAAATATCTATAGTGGATTTCAAGTTCATTGGGATATTACCATCATTATGCGCCTCGGCGGCGATGTTCCTCTCGAGAAAAATGCTAGGTAAAGGCAGCTGGGATGGTAATTTGATTCACTATAGTGGTGGTTACACAAAGGCAAAACTATATCCCGTTTGCCAACTATTGATGGATTATCTTGTCGGATCCGCCATTCATGACGAGTTCTTAAAGAAATATCAGTCGAGAAGATTTTTAAAGGCTTCCATAATTTCTATCGAATGGGCATTGAAAGTAAGGAAGAATGGGTATGATATTATGACTTTGCATGAGTGAAGGCGAGAGCCTCCACAGAAACCAAAATTCGTTTCCCTTACTTTATCATCTGTTTTACAGAAAAATTTAGGCATTCATTATTCATATAACGGTTATCTcatatatattatcacaCGGTGTCAGTTTTGTAAGCTGTAATAATTAATTTATTAAtcttagttttttttccgtGATTGGAAAATTAACTTGAGAATGACGAATAAtgcattttctttttttttgaatacataaaagaaataaagtATGTCTATCGATGATATTTAGGATGCAGAGTGGGTTAAAAGGCTATAATTCTGATCTGTGATTCaatgttttttgtttacaCCAGTCAAAAACCTTGAAGTAAACCATGCCATGTTTTGGCTTTTTGTATTTAAGCCTCAACGAATCGAGATTCGTTTCAGGTACAGCAATATCTTTAATCAATTCATTGATAAAATCCTCAAACGCTGGGTCTGATTCAATACCGATACCGCCACTATAATGAATAAAAGTATCGTCCCATTTGGAACTgtcatttttaatttttctggCGATATACATGGACATGGCAGCTAAATATGATGGTTTCACGTGGATAAACTTATTGCAACATATAGAATACTCCATGATAAATTTGGCTATGTTCCTTGTTTCAATGCAGTAGTTGTCAGCTTTAGAAATTCTTCTAATGAAATTTAGAGGGTTTGGTAGAGATATGTTGTAACCTAGAGAACTTAGAATGAATAGTTCAGCCTTCCTAATTCCTTCGACAGTGGCAGCACCGTCAGTCACATAGGCAAAATTTGCTATTTTAGGTAAtttaacttcttcaaatttacaGGCAATGAACAGGCAAGTTATGCATAGTAGTTGtaatttgttcaatttAACAACGTTTTGTGATAAAAATCGATCCAGTAGGTTTATCGCTAAAAATAATGTTTCAGGTAAGCAGTGAAATTTCTCGTGAACCTCAATCAACCAATCAATTAATAGAGCTCTCATGgaacttttcaaatggtAGGGGGATTGCGTATCCATTAAGTAGTTATGTGTTGGTAGCGTTTGAATTTCCTTCTCGTAAAGATGAGAAAATATAGAATCTGTATATTCTGCTACCATAAATGGATCATTTATCTCCAATGAATCTAAATTCTTCCATTGATGATgtttcactttttttgagGTCTTTGGCCCTACAGTATCAGTTGAATCATTTGATAATCGCCTCTTCTTGGTCTTTTCTAAATGAGTGGAATCTCTTTGTAATTTACCTTGAGGGAGTTGCAAAGCATCGATCTTATTACTGTTTACCTCGGATAGgactttcttttcatttgtaGAATGAGGTGTTAAGTTAATTGAATTTTCTCTGGGAATAGTGTGGAGGATATTTTCCTTGCCTATACGATTCTCATTATTAACttggatttttctttcactGATTGGACTAGGAATACAATTCATTTtaaaaaactaaaagaaaGTAGAAATAACACTGAATAATAATTTCCAACACACTGTTAGTATGTTGTTATTTGAGTATGAATGCTGGATTGGTAAGCCTTTCTATTGTATGACACAATTGAAAAGTCACTTGTATGAGATGAAGtggttatatatatgttcaTAAGAAGAAGGCAAAAACTTAACCctagaaaagaaagcaatcAATATGCTAAAACGGTAAATATTTAAACGCAAGTTGCGAATTGCCAATTGCCAATTGTGGGATACACAGGGGACGTAGAAACAACCATGACCTGTATCCTGTAGTAGACCGCTTGTTTTTACCGCAGAAGGtccttttttgtttacCGTCGCAAAAAAAACGCGAAGAATACGCGTTGGTCGTTAAATTTTGTGGTACGCGTAATTGTTATTTggtattttattttagGGACGCGCTTCTTGTCTATACGGGTGATATAggattttcttcattccTGCTTGTATTGGCTCCATTTAACTGGCAACTTAACTTTTGCACCGCTTAATAGCTTCTCACAATTGCATTAaaggccaaaaaaaatctaagaaaaaatacagGCCAGGGAGCCTATTAGCTATAAAAAAGCTCGCACTCAGGATCGAACTAAGGACCAACAGATTTGCAATCTGCTGCGCTACCACTGCGCCATACGAGCTCGCATTTGTGGGAGTTGTTTAATTCAGTGCCCAGCTAATACCAATGTTTCTTGGCAATCTTGATACACTTTCCTAGTGAAGTAAACTGTTGTCAGGACTTATTATGAGGAtttggtgaataattagataattgttgggattccattgttactaaaggctataataataggtatacagaatatactagaagttctcctcgaggatataggaatccacaaaatggaatcgataattctacatagtgttataactttatcttctttccttttatatgttgtcattcattatcctattacattatcaatccttgcgtttcagcttccattagattggatgactgtttccCAATctttatttcatcttctaacATCAcatttgataatatactagtAATATGAATACTGGTCAATAGATGATAGTTGATTCTTATTCCAACATCTTTAGCCCCTTTAACCCTTGCTTTTCAACCTTTCCTTGTGTAGATTAATGGTGGTGTGTAGTGTTTTTGGTaagtcattttttttttatcatttttgcTTCTGCCGTTCGTTATTGGATAATCCCCGAAATATGCTAAAGTGAGGCTGACacatttgaaaaacataaatACGTACTGGAATAAACACTCAAACACATTATTGGTAACAACGACGGAAAGGTGGACTAATAAGCATGCTGAATAATGAGGGCTAGCTTATTGATGTTTAAGTCAGCTCTAAGCTCTATAATAAGGAGACCCTTGAAAggttttcaacttcttaGAGGGGTCAACCCATCTAACACACGGCCACAATCCCCTAGAGCCTCCGCAAGAGACGTTAGGGAAAAGCAGATATTAAGAACGCCGTCAGCACCGACTGCGATCCCATTAAGGGAGATTATCTATAGAGTTCCAGGCTTGTTTCCCCGCCCTTTAGAAGATTCTGTTAAGGACTTCCGAGATTTTATTAAGAATGAGGATGCCTTCCAGACAcagcttttgaaaacgCTGCCGTTTTATCCGAGTCCTTCAGAATCAAAAGCGTCAAGGCTCATAAGAACAGttgttgatgatgatggtaACTACATCAATGAATTTTGCATACGCCCTCAAAAACCTTCAGTGCCTGATGCTGATTTAAAACACCTGGTTTTTATTCATGGCTACGGAGCTGGATTGGgttttttcattaagaATTTTGAGGATATTCCTCTATTAAATAATGAATGGTGTATACATGCTATTGACTTGCCTGGTTATGGTTTCTCTTCAAGACCTAAGTTTCCATTCGAGTATCCAAGAGATAATCTTCACAGCGTCCAAGATTGGTTTCACGAAAGAATACACACGTGGTTTAGTaaaagaaatcttttgaagcGGCCTGACAAAAACATTGTCATGGCACATTCTTTAGGGTCTTATTTGATGGCGTTATACCTGCAAAAATATAAGGAGTCCccatctttcaaaaaactgATTCTTTGTTCCCCGGCAGGCGTATCTTATAGAGATTTCAATAACACTGCTTCagagattgaaaaatggaagcCACCACCTTGGTGGTATGTCAAGCTTTGGGATAGGAATATTTCGCCTTTTACACTAGTAAGAAATTCTCGCCAGTTTGGTTCTAAAATTACAAGTGGATGGTCATATCGGCGCTTTAAGCATATATTGAATGGTGATCCAGAACAGTCGAAACGGTTTGAAGCTCTGCATAGATACGCATATTCTATTTTCAATAAGCGTGGTTCAGGGGAATACCTATTAAGTTTCGCTCTGAAGTGTGGTGGTGAACCAAGGCTATCCTTGGAGGAGCAGCTATTTGATGGTACAAACTTGAATGTTTTAAAAAGTAGTAATTGTGAATGGGTTTGGCTTTATGGTGATGACGACTGGATGGATGTGAATGGTGGGCTTAGGGtatcaaaattcttgaacGAGAAGTTGAGACAAAAAAGTAATGTCATCATTGTTCCTCATTCAGGGCATCACCTGTATCTGGATAACTATAAGTTTTTTAATAACATTCTTGCGAAAGAAATGCAAAAAGTGTAAGGAAGAAATCCTAAGCATGTACGTTATATAGCAAAGGTTTTATGTACATTTTCCGgcctcttttttctttttttaatatgaAAGTATCGTTTGCAAACGACTTTtcgtttttgttattattttgtgcGCGGAATTATGTATTGAAGATATCATCTAAAAGTAACTTCAATAATTGTAAATACGCACAACGAAaagatgatattttcttatttttattacaAGTGGAAAATATTTGACGCCTGACCACATAATGGTTTTTGGTACGCCCAAATCTtagtttttatttaatatttataaTTTATCGAATAACTGAGTCCTTTACCTAGcaaaaaagacaagaatTTCTACATTGTTTCTCCTTTCTCTATGTTCTATTTCGCAACTGGCCAATCCTGTTCAATAtcagaatttgaaatatccCTGGGGAGCGGTTCCATATAGTATGATTTTGTGGATTTTCTGTCTTCGCAGTTGTATTGTTACCCACTTAAAGCCTTTCCCGGGGTTTAGAAACCCTAGAACTTGTAAggatagaaaaaaaaccgaaaaaaaattatgcAATAGATATCAGAGTTAGCAACTTTGCATCAGTTTGAGCTTCTTTTCACTACTCTAGTGTTCGGTATACATATTTACCTGTCGAAGTTGACTAGAAATGACAGCCTCATCAAATGAAGATGGCTTAGTGTTCGAATGTTACAGCGATCCCGAATTAAAAAGATGGACACACCTTGCTAATGCAAAAACTTGGAAAGGTATTCTGACAGTGCAGCAGTACGCCGATAGAGAACAATTGCTAGGGTCTTCAGAGATTTctcaaaagaataaatcAAACGAGATGATGGAAACATACCCAAAAAGTTATCAGTGGCTTGGGCAGAAGTACTTTGTTTTGAAGGACCGATCTTTGCCAGAAAATGGAGAATTCAGCCAAGTTGTTTCCAGTTGCGAAACTTTAAACAGGATTGGATATTGTATTCATCCAGGTTCTAATGGGAAAATCGAGCCAGCTTTGATTGTATGCATCGGAGGCGTGTTTACCTTCGAAAACCATCGCCGCAAGGGCTACGCCAAGAACATGATCATTAAACTGAATGAATTTTACGACAAAATACGTGATGAAGCTAACAACGTATTAGAGTTGAAGAATCTGGTAATTAACCTTTACAGCGAGGTCGGAGAATATTATTCCACACTAGGATACAAGAGTATGCATGTTCCCTTGCATCATCTTTCCAAATTAGATGAACTCACTAAGAGATATTGCGGAGAAGGAGATGTAAATGATGGCAAGTACTTGGAATTTGATGATTATAGGGGTTTAGTAGAACTACATGAAGCACAGTTCAAAGAAAGTTTATTAAGTTTACACGAGGAAAACCCAGAgaagtttatttttactGTTGCCCCAGATTTTGACATTTTCAAATGGTTTCAGTATCGTGACCTTTTTATTATGAAGAAAtcaggaagaaaaactcAGCAAAATTTGTCCTTTGGATATGCATTGAGTGATGACAGCCACATCATATGGCATCACAATTGGAACGGCGATTCTCTCATTATTGTCAAAATTCATATACCTGACGAAACAATCCAAGGAAAAGAATTGAGGCTCAAAAAGCTGCTAAAGAAAGCTAtagaagaaacaaagaTGCACGGATTACAAGAGTTAGAATTTTgggatgaagaaattccTATTAAACGGTATCCACAACTGTTCCAGTTATTGACAGAGCTAGAAAATGAATCTAAAGTTTTCTCAGAAAACGGTTCCATCAGTGCTGTTCGACCCCCCAAAGGGTACGCGGCTGAACAGGTTATTTGGGATAATAATACCAAATTCTGTTGGTTTTAAGTCAACTATTGTATTGccaatacaaaaaaaaagttagcTGTTGAACTATataatcattattttcttttaaaattcATATATACTACCGCCTACGGCAAAAGATTCaacctctttttttgtgcTTTCCTCCAAAAATGCTTGCCTGTCGAAGGTGTGTAAtattactttcttttccgGTTTTCTTCGTAGCTCGCATCGATGTAGCCGAATGAATTTAAGGGATTGTTATGCAATGATGAAAGATTTTTCACCTAAAATATCGTTTGCTGAGAACAGCCATTAAAGTGTTCCTTCATTTAATAACCCATATTTAGGATccaataaaagaagaaaagaatgcCTTTACTAGGGGCCAGGTGCACTTACCgtttgttttcaaacatCGCATCAGTTTCCATTAGGAATGCCATTGGCAAATCGTCATACCCTTTAACTTTACGGAATCAACAGTACCGAGGCATTATAACATCAACTGTAGACTGGAAACCAATCAAGACGGGCAGGAGCCCAAATGATGATTCTCGAAGGAAAGGATCCCTCGGCAAGAAAATTGTTCTGGGCCTGATGTTCGCAATGCCTATAATATCCTTCTATTTAGGAACTTGGCAAGTAAGGAGGTTAAAGTGGAAGACTAAGTTGATTGCGGCATGTGAAACTAAACTGACTTATGAACCGATACCACTTCCCAAGTCATTTACACCTGATATGTGCGAAGATTGGGAATACCGTAAAGTTATCCTTACCGGTCACTTCCTTCACAGTCAAGAGATGTTTGTTGGtccaagaaagaaaaatggagaGAAGGgttattttttgttcacACCGTTCATTAGAGATGACACCGGTGAAAAAGTGCTGATAGAAAGAGGGTGGATcagtgaagaaaaagtggCCCCTGACTCAAGAAATCTACACCATTTATCGTTGCCTCAAGGAGATCATTTGAAAGTAGTTTGTTTGGTAAGAccaccaaagaaaagaggttCGTTACAATGGGCGAAAAAGGATCCGAATTCTAGATTGTGGCAGGTGCCGGACATATATGACATGGCAAGATCATCTGGGTGCACGCCTATTCAATTTCAAGCTTTGTATGACATGAAGGACCACCCAATAATCAAGGAACACACAAAGAGCGAGGCTCCACAAAATAATCCGGCTTCTAGCCTCTGGATGTTCTGGAAACGGGAACATACGACTACTGAGGACCGAACGCAAGCTGTCGCTAATAATATATCGAAACTTAATGCTAGGCAGGAAAACCCAACAGACCAAACGATCGAATTCGATGAACGGCAGTTCATTAAAGCAGGTGTCCCCATAGGTCGGAAGCCCACTATTGACCTGAAGAATAACCATTTACAATACTTGGTAACATGGTATGGTCTTTCGTTTTTGAGCACAATCTTCCTTATCGTGGCCCTTCGGAAGGCCAAAAGAGGGGGGGTTATATCCCAGGATCAGCTGATCAACGAGAAACTAAAGCATTCAAAGAAGTATATGTGAATGGCAAGCTCTCTGCCTGTGTTATCGAATTCTGCCAAGAAGTGCAGAAGTTTACAAACCCGATCTAACATTATTTTACGGTAGGTTCGCATTACTATAATTGGGTTGTGGCAGACTTAAATAATTTAAACTTGTACATAACACTTTTCCATCCGTATATCTGATGTGTTATCCACGACATCACTATTGCGCGTTGCCCGGACAATATCGATAAATAATAGCCAAAACAAACATGTTTTATCGACGCATGAATCCTTAATGCTAAAAGCGTACCATTGCAGTAGATCTTGGAGTGTATAAGCCCAGCAATTGCACCAAAATACTGCCAAAAGGGTTTATAGTACTACTTCCACTTATGAGCGAAGATAAAGCCAAATTAGGGACCGCGAGGTCTGCCACGGAATATCGTCTATCCATCGGTAGCGCTCCGACTTCAAGAAGGTCTTCTATGGGCGAATCCTCATCCCTGGCGAAATTTGCTGGCC is a window from the Saccharomyces paradoxus chromosome VII, complete sequence genome containing:
- the CLB1 gene encoding B-type cyclin CLB1 (B-type cyclin involved in cell cycle progression~similar to YGR108W), translated to MSRSLLVENSRTINSNEENGINESQYILQKRNVPRTILGNVTNNANILQEISMNKKIGMKGFSKLSSFFPLKDEVSRADDFTSSFNDSRQGGKQEVLNNKENIPEYGYSKQKKQQQCSNDDSLHTNSTTLNRNRLVYSENKSFSTQIEWQKKSVREDSKKKRPISTLVEQDDQKKFKLHEFTTEEEILEEYEWDDLDEEDFDDPLMVSEDVNDIFDYLHHLEIITLPNKANLYKHKNIKQNRDILVNWIIKIHNKFGLLPETLYLAINIMDRFLCEEVVQLNRLQLVGTSCLFIASKYEEIYSPSIKHFAYETDGACSVEEIKEGERFILEKLDFQISFANPMNFLRRISKADDYDIQSRTLAKFLMEISIVDFKFIGILPSLCASAAMFLSRKMLGKGSWDGNLIHYSGGYTKAKLYPVCQLLMDYLVGSAIHDEFLKKYQSRRFLKASIISIEWALKVRKNGYDIMTLHE
- the CLB6 gene encoding B-type cyclin CLB6 (B-type cyclin involved in DNA replication during S phase~similar to YGR109C) encodes the protein MNCIPSPISERKIQVNNENRIGKENILHTIPRENSINLTPHSTNEKKVLSEVNSNKIDALQLPQGKLQRDSTHLEKTKKRRLSNDSTDTVGPKTSKKVKHHQWKNLDSLEINDPFMVAEYTDSIFSHLYEKEIQTLPTHNYLMDTQSPYHLKSSMRALLIDWLIEVHEKFHCLPETLFLAINLLDRFLSQNVVKLNKLQLLCITCLFIACKFEEVKLPKIANFAYVTDGAATVEGIRKAELFILSSLGYNISLPNPLNFIRRISKADNYCIETRNIAKFIMEYSICCNKFIHVKPSYLAAMSMYIARKIKNDSSKWDDTFIHYSGGIGIESDPAFEDFINELIKDIAVPETNLDSLRLKYKKPKHGMVYFKVFDWCKQKTLNHRSEL
- the CLD1 gene encoding carboxylic ester hydrolase (Mitochondrial cardiolipin-specific phospholipase~similar to YGR110W) — protein: MRASLLMFKSALSSIIRRPLKGFQLLRGVNPSNTRPQSPRASARDVREKQILRTPSAPTAIPLREIIYRVPGLFPRPLEDSVKDFRDFIKNEDAFQTQLLKTLPFYPSPSESKASRLIRTVVDDDGNYINEFCIRPQKPSVPDADLKHLVFIHGYGAGLGFFIKNFEDIPLLNNEWCIHAIDLPGYGFSSRPKFPFEYPRDNLHSVQDWFHERIHTWFSKRNLLKRPDKNIVMAHSLGSYLMALYLQKYKESPSFKKLILCSPAGVSYRDFNNTASEIEKWKPPPWWYVKLWDRNISPFTLVRNSRQFGSKITSGWSYRRFKHILNGDPEQSKRFEALHRYAYSIFNKRGSGEYLLSFALKCGGEPRLSLEEQLFDGTNLNVLKSSNCEWVWLYGDDDWMDVNGGLRVSKFLNEKLRQKSNVIIVPHSGHHLYLDNYKFFNNILAKEMQKV
- a CDS encoding uncharacterized protein (similar to YGR111W), with translation MTASSNEDGLVFECYSDPELKRWTHLANAKTWKGILTVQQYADREQLLGSSEISQKNKSNEMMETYPKSYQWLGQKYFVLKDRSLPENGEFSQVVSSCETLNRIGYCIHPGSNGKIEPALIVCIGGVFTFENHRRKGYAKNMIIKLNEFYDKIRDEANNVLELKNLVINLYSEVGEYYSTLGYKSMHVPLHHLSKLDELTKRYCGEGDVNDGKYLEFDDYRGLVELHEAQFKESLLSLHEENPEKFIFTVAPDFDIFKWFQYRDLFIMKKSGRKTQQNLSFGYALSDDSHIIWHHNWNGDSLIIVKIHIPDETIQGKELRLKKLLKKAIEETKMHGLQELEFWDEEIPIKRYPQLFQLLTELENESKVFSENGSISAVRPPKGYAAEQVIWDNNTKFCWF
- the SHY1 gene encoding cytochrome oxidase assembly protein SHY1 (Mitochondrial inner membrane protein required for complex IV assembly~similar to YGR112W) — its product is MPLLGARCTYRLFSNIASVSIRNAIGKSSYPLTLRNQQYRGIITSTVDWKPIKTGRSPNDDSRRKGSLGKKIVLGLMFAMPIISFYLGTWQVRRLKWKTKLIAACETKLTYEPIPLPKSFTPDMCEDWEYRKVILTGHFLHSQEMFVGPRKKNGEKGYFLFTPFIRDDTGEKVLIERGWISEEKVAPDSRNLHHLSLPQGDHLKVVCLVRPPKKRGSLQWAKKDPNSRLWQVPDIYDMARSSGCTPIQFQALYDMKDHPIIKEHTKSEAPQNNPASSLWMFWKREHTTTEDRTQAVANNISKLNARQENPTDQTIEFDERQFIKAGVPIGRKPTIDLKNNHLQYLVTWYGLSFLSTIFLIVALRKAKRGGVISQDQLINEKLKHSKKYM